Proteins encoded within one genomic window of Halofilum ochraceum:
- the bamC gene encoding outer membrane protein assembly factor BamC, translating to MRCNRLTRLPAGSLLVVTLLLGGCSLTADEGPTVDYRDAESAKSLEVPPDLTGPDSRAGLSVDGGATGDSTMASTGTSSTGTSGVGSGLDGSGQAGVLPEFDNVRFVRAGASSWLEVDNAAPDAVWPRAERFIRAQGLTIERREPTLGVIETDWAERLDGPESGGLTGFLSDALGGLTSENLRDRYNLRLERMDDGGTRIFVTHHLAQEIDAEADTRREADFEWVRRRGDPSVEAEMARRLLVYLGVSEERSETIVADAGEPLEGAVRYQQDDGVAWVVVDDPDPRRVFVRVGDALARIGADIRSSEREQRVYVFDWQPPEGAVDSGGLFGFFGDDEPETRRLQLQLAREAGRTEIRAADEGGEPRSGDVHRALLREVAVAMGADEALVRGDGDGDGGDTGRSGGGGYQEPERPPM from the coding sequence ATGCGCTGTAACCGTCTGACCCGCCTGCCGGCCGGGTCGCTGCTGGTGGTCACCCTTCTGCTGGGTGGCTGCAGTCTCACCGCCGACGAGGGACCGACCGTCGATTACCGCGATGCCGAGAGTGCGAAATCGCTGGAGGTGCCGCCGGACCTGACCGGGCCCGACTCGCGTGCCGGGCTCTCGGTGGATGGTGGCGCGACCGGTGATTCCACGATGGCCTCCACCGGTACTTCGTCGACCGGTACGTCCGGTGTCGGCAGCGGTCTTGACGGTTCCGGCCAGGCGGGCGTCCTCCCTGAGTTCGACAACGTGCGCTTCGTGCGCGCCGGCGCAAGCTCCTGGCTGGAGGTCGATAATGCCGCCCCGGACGCGGTATGGCCGCGCGCCGAGCGCTTCATTCGTGCGCAGGGCCTCACGATCGAGCGTCGCGAGCCCACGCTCGGCGTGATCGAGACCGATTGGGCCGAGCGGCTCGACGGCCCCGAGTCCGGCGGCCTGACCGGATTCCTGAGCGACGCACTGGGCGGGTTGACCTCCGAGAACCTGCGGGACCGCTACAACCTGCGGCTGGAACGCATGGATGACGGCGGCACCCGGATTTTCGTGACCCATCACCTCGCCCAGGAGATCGATGCCGAGGCCGATACCCGCCGCGAGGCGGATTTCGAATGGGTTCGCCGCCGTGGGGATCCGAGCGTCGAGGCCGAGATGGCCCGGCGCCTGCTGGTCTACCTCGGGGTCTCCGAGGAGCGCTCCGAGACGATCGTCGCCGACGCCGGCGAGCCGCTGGAAGGTGCCGTGCGCTATCAGCAGGACGACGGTGTCGCATGGGTCGTCGTGGATGACCCCGATCCGCGGCGGGTCTTCGTCCGGGTCGGCGATGCGCTGGCGCGGATCGGTGCGGATATACGCTCCAGCGAGCGCGAGCAGCGTGTCTACGTGTTCGACTGGCAGCCGCCGGAAGGGGCCGTCGACAGTGGCGGCCTGTTCGGCTTCTTCGGCGATGACGAGCCGGAAACGCGCCGTCTGCAGCTGCAGCTTGCCCGGGAAGCCGGGCGGACCGAAATCCGGGCTGCGGACGAGGGTGGCGAGCCCCGCAGTGGTGATGTCCATCGGGCACTGCTGCGCGAGGTCGCGGTGGCCATGGGCGCTGACGAGGCGCTGGTGCGCGGTGACGGTGACGGTGACGGCGGCGACACGGGCCGTTCCGGTGGCGGGGGCTACCAGGAACCGGAGCGGCCCCCAATGTGA
- a CDS encoding peroxiredoxin, translated as MTRPAVGTPAPDFQLPATGGQTLSLADFRGRNVVLYFYPKDNTPGCTTESQEFRDRAGDFEQANTVVIGISRDSVRSHENFRSKHELGCDLLADTNEVACNAFDVLREKNMYGRKVRGIERSTFLIDANGVLQQEWRGVKVPGHVDEVLAAARNLSGDA; from the coding sequence ATGACGCGACCGGCAGTGGGCACACCGGCCCCCGATTTCCAGCTGCCCGCGACCGGCGGGCAGACCCTGAGCCTGGCCGATTTCCGTGGCCGCAACGTCGTGCTCTATTTCTATCCGAAGGACAACACCCCCGGATGCACGACCGAGAGCCAGGAATTCCGCGACCGCGCCGGCGACTTCGAGCAGGCGAATACGGTCGTCATCGGCATCTCTCGCGACAGCGTCCGCAGTCACGAGAATTTCCGCAGCAAACATGAACTCGGTTGCGATCTCCTGGCCGACACCAACGAAGTGGCCTGCAATGCCTTCGACGTGCTGCGCGAGAAAAACATGTATGGGCGCAAAGTCCGCGGTATCGAGCGCAGCACGTTCCTGATCGATGCCAATGGCGTGCTGCAGCAGGAGTGGCGCGGTGTGAAGGTGCCGGGCCACGTCGACGAGGTGCTTGCCGCCGCAAGGAACCTGTCCGGGGACGCATGA
- a CDS encoding DMT family transporter: MISSNSADAAGARSSAETGMALMAVAMLLVPGLDAIAKTLTATLAPAQIAWGRFLFQTLTILPVLWLSGRTIRTGRPLLHGARGFLLAGALLLIIWAFQYLPLANAIAIFFVEPLILTLLSAAFLGERIGARRLAAVAVGLVGALIVIRPNWAMFGWAAVLPLGAAVCFAGYLALTRHSGDGEHPLAMQLWAGLAATLGLTAIIGFGDGTGIGPIDPVLPAPHEWALLVGLGAFSATTHVTIAFAFRFAEAGILAPFQYLEIISATLLGLLFFGEFPDAMTWAGTALIVAAGLYVFIRERRQPAAGAVP, encoded by the coding sequence GTGATCTCCAGCAACAGTGCCGACGCGGCCGGTGCGCGCAGCAGCGCGGAGACCGGCATGGCCTTGATGGCCGTGGCCATGCTGCTGGTGCCGGGACTGGATGCGATCGCCAAGACCCTGACGGCGACGCTGGCGCCCGCTCAGATCGCCTGGGGTCGATTCCTGTTCCAGACGCTGACGATCCTGCCGGTGCTCTGGCTGTCCGGCCGCACGATCCGCACCGGGCGCCCGCTTCTGCACGGGGCACGCGGGTTCTTGCTCGCGGGCGCCCTGCTTCTGATCATATGGGCGTTCCAGTACCTGCCACTGGCGAACGCGATCGCGATCTTCTTCGTGGAGCCGCTGATCCTGACCCTGCTGTCGGCGGCGTTTCTCGGGGAACGGATCGGCGCGCGGCGACTGGCGGCCGTCGCGGTGGGGCTGGTCGGGGCACTCATCGTGATCCGCCCGAACTGGGCGATGTTCGGCTGGGCGGCGGTCCTGCCACTCGGGGCGGCGGTCTGTTTCGCCGGCTATCTGGCGCTGACACGCCATTCGGGCGACGGAGAGCACCCGCTGGCCATGCAGCTATGGGCCGGGCTGGCGGCCACGCTCGGACTCACGGCGATCATCGGGTTCGGTGACGGCACGGGCATCGGGCCCATCGACCCGGTGCTGCCCGCACCACACGAGTGGGCGCTGCTGGTGGGCCTCGGTGCGTTCTCCGCCACCACGCACGTAACGATCGCGTTCGCCTTCCGCTTCGCGGAGGCCGGCATCCTCGCACCCTTCCAGTACCTGGAGATCATCAGCGCGACGCTGCTCGGCCTGCTGTTTTTCGGGGAGTTTCCGGACGCGATGACCTGGGCGGGTACCGCGCTGATCGTTGCCGCCGGGCTCTATGTGTTCATTCGCGAGCGGCGCCAGCCGGCTGCGGGCGCCGTCCCCTGA
- the dapA gene encoding 4-hydroxy-tetrahydrodipicolinate synthase, with amino-acid sequence MYQGSMVALVTPMHGDGSLDDAALARLVEFHIENGTDAIVSVGTTGESPTLSPGEHIDVIRRTVELVAGRIPVLAGAGGNATTEAIELARAAVDVGADATLQVTPYYNKPTQEGLYRHFAAVAEAVSCPHILYNVPGRTSVDLLPETVERLAAIENIVGIKEATGDPARARDIIERCGDRMAVYSGEDPTALDLIFEGGRGDISVTANVAPRLMHDMCMLGIQGDREAAQAIDDRLRPLHAALFCQTSPIPVKWALAEMGLMEPGIRLPLVPLEERYHETVREALRAIDAL; translated from the coding sequence ATGTATCAAGGGAGTATGGTCGCGCTCGTCACCCCTATGCATGGGGATGGCTCGCTCGACGATGCCGCGCTCGCGCGTCTGGTCGAATTCCACATCGAAAACGGGACCGATGCGATCGTCTCGGTCGGCACGACCGGCGAATCGCCGACGCTGAGTCCCGGTGAGCATATCGATGTCATTCGTCGCACCGTCGAACTGGTCGCCGGGCGGATTCCCGTTCTGGCCGGGGCCGGCGGCAACGCGACCACCGAGGCGATCGAACTCGCGCGCGCCGCGGTCGATGTCGGCGCGGATGCCACGCTGCAGGTCACCCCGTATTACAACAAACCGACCCAGGAAGGCCTGTACCGGCACTTCGCGGCCGTCGCCGAGGCGGTCTCCTGCCCGCATATTCTCTACAACGTCCCGGGTCGCACCTCGGTGGATCTGCTCCCGGAAACGGTCGAGCGCCTGGCGGCGATCGAGAATATCGTCGGCATCAAGGAGGCGACCGGCGATCCGGCACGCGCCCGTGACATCATCGAACGCTGCGGCGACCGCATGGCGGTCTACAGTGGCGAGGATCCGACCGCGCTGGATCTGATTTTCGAGGGTGGGCGCGGCGATATCTCCGTGACCGCCAACGTGGCGCCGCGCCTGATGCACGACATGTGCATGCTGGGTATCCAGGGCGACCGGGAAGCCGCCCAGGCGATCGACGACCGGTTGCGCCCGCTGCACGCGGCGCTCTTCTGTCAGACCAGCCCGATCCCGGTGAAATGGGCGCTGGCCGAGATGGGGCTCATGGAGCCCGGCATTCGCCTGCCGCTGGTCCCGCTCGAGGAGCGCTACCACGAAACCGTCCGTGAGGCACTGCGAGCCATTGATGCGCTGTAA